The Inediibacterium massiliense genome includes the window ATAAGAGGTGAATGATTAATTTAATGTATTTTTAGATTTGCTATAAGCATCGGATAATTGTTCACTTGGAGAATTATAAGGCTTTTCCCAACCTTTTTTAATAGACAACTCTGTTATTGCAGTATGGCCTCCTACCATCTGATTTAAACTTGCAGAGTACATTGCTCTTAACTCTGGTGTTGCAGAAGAGATAGTAGCATTTAGATAAGCTTGTGCACCAGCTGTAGCACTAGCAATCATGTTATTTGCGATCACTTCATCATTAATATCTGTATTATCTTTGATTTTATTACCTAAAAAAGAAGCCATATTATTTTACCTCCCCTGTTGTAGTAATTTGATTTTCATTAATAAATTGTTGAATGCCTTTAATTCTACCCTCTGTTGCCAAAATAGCAGATTCTGCTTGTTGCTTTAAGTCTTTATCAGTAATTAAAGATTGCATAGCCTTTGCAACAGATAATCCGTCTTTTTCCATTTTTAATAATCCTGTTAGTGATAATATTTCACCTTCAGCAAGTTTTCTCATTCTTTTTTCCTCCATTTTTTATAATAATTTAATAATCATCTTTATTTTGTGAATTTAAATGATTTTTATTCATAAGACTTTTTTCAATCTATATCTAAAATTGAGAAATATTTTATGGTTTTTTATTTTTTATATCCATTTTAATACATAGAAAAGAATGTACTGAATAGAATTTTGTATAAGTCTATTATTTTTAGAAGGTATTTTCAATCCAATAAGGACTTTTTTAGGAAGGAGATTTAAAATGTTATCACCGAGTTTAGAGGATTATTTGGAGGAGGTATATAGATTATCTTTAAATAATAAAGAAATAAGAGTGTTAGATGTAGCTACCAAATTAAATGTATCTTCTCCATCTGTTGTGAAAGCACTCCGAAAATTAAATAAACAAGGATATATTATATATAAAAGATATGAAGGTATTTATCTTACAGAAGAAGGAAATAAATTAGGATGTTTATTAGTGAAGAGAAATACAGTACTTCAAGAATTTTTAACTGTCATATATAGTAAATGTAATAAAGAAGAAGAAGCTGAAGCTATGGAGCATTATTTAAGTTCGCCAACGATTTTGGCCATTGAAAATTTAGTTGAATTTATGAATAAGAATCAAGAGATTCAAAAAGATTTTATAAAATTTTGCAAAGAAAAAGAGGAAAAGCATTGGAGTGAAGAAATTGATACATAAAAAAACACGCAACAGCGTGTTTTTTATGCTAATCCTATAAGTCTTACAAATTGTGTAAGTATAAAACATGTAGCAATAGCTATGCAAGTAGGAATAATAGCTGATAGAAATGTCCATTTAAAGCTTCCAGACTCTTTTTTTATAGTCCAAAGAGTAGTTGCACATGGAAAATGTAAAAGGGAAAATAACATTACATTTAAGGCAGTAAGCCAGGTCCATCCATTTGCTACAAATAAGTTACCCATAGCTTCTATACTATCTAACTCTAGCATAGCCCCTTTGGACATATAGCTCATAATCAAAATAGGGAGTACAATTTCATTTGCAGGAAGACCTAAAATAAAGGCCATAAGAATAAATCCATCCATACCTATAAGATGGGCAAAAGGTTGTAAAAAACCTGCAACAATAGATAAAATACTTTCTCCTCCAATAAATACATTGGCTAAAATCCAAGTTACAAGACCTGCTGGAGCTGCAACAACTATAGCTCTTCCTAATACAAATATGGTTCTGTCAATTAAAGATCGATAGAGTATTTTTCCAAACTGAGGCTTTCGATAAGGAGGTAGTTCTAATGTAAAGGAAGAAGGAACACCCTTTAATAAAGTTTTAGAAAGTCCAAAAGAAACTCCTAAAGTTACTAAAATACCTATGATGACTAAAATACATACAAAAAAGGATGCAACCATGGTGCTATATTGACTGGCTACTATACTTCCTATAAAAATACTAGAAACTGCAATAAGTGTAGGAAAACGTCCATTACAAGGAACAAAGTTGTTTGTAATCATGGCAATCAATCTTTCTCTTGGAGATTCTATAATTCTACAAGCAATAATACCAGCAGCATTACATCCAAATCCCATACTCATAGTAAGAGACTGTTTTCCATGAGCGCCAGCTTTTTTAAATAATTTATCAAGATTAAAAGCAACTCTAGGAAGATATCCTAAGTCTTCTAAAAGAGTAAAGCATGGAAAAAATATAGCCATAGGAGGTAACATAACAGATATAACCCATGCAAGGGTACGATACATTCCTAAAACTAAGATTCCGTGCACCCATTTTGGGGCACCTATTTCCATAAAAAATGTAGTAATATGAGCTTCTATACCAAACAAAAAGTCTGCTAATAAAGAAGAAGGGACATTTGCTCCTGTGATGGTAATCCAAAAAACTAATCCTAAAAGTAAAAACATAATAGGATAACCAAATATTTTAGAAGTAAGAATATTATCAAGTTTTTCATCCCAATTATATTTTTTTTCTTCATTTTTATAGACAAATTGAGTACTCAAGTTTTCTGCTTCTTTGTATATACTGCTGACCATACTATCTCTAAAGATAGAATGATCTTTGTTTGAAATTTCATTTTGAAGATCTAATAATATATGGACAGGA containing:
- a CDS encoding nucleoside recognition domain-containing protein, producing MSNPVHILLDLQNEISNKDHSIFRDSMVSSIYKEAENLSTQFVYKNEEKKYNWDEKLDNILTSKIFGYPIMFLLLGLVFWITITGANVPSSLLADFLFGIEAHITTFFMEIGAPKWVHGILVLGMYRTLAWVISVMLPPMAIFFPCFTLLEDLGYLPRVAFNLDKLFKKAGAHGKQSLTMSMGFGCNAAGIIACRIIESPRERLIAMITNNFVPCNGRFPTLIAVSSIFIGSIVASQYSTMVASFFVCILVIIGILVTLGVSFGLSKTLLKGVPSSFTLELPPYRKPQFGKILYRSLIDRTIFVLGRAIVVAAPAGLVTWILANVFIGGESILSIVAGFLQPFAHLIGMDGFILMAFILGLPANEIVLPILIMSYMSKGAMLELDSIEAMGNLFVANGWTWLTALNVMLFSLLHFPCATTLWTIKKESGSFKWTFLSAIIPTCIAIATCFILTQFVRLIGLA
- a CDS encoding spore coat protein, encoding MASFLGNKIKDNTDINDEVIANNMIASATAGAQAYLNATISSATPELRAMYSASLNQMVGGHTAITELSIKKGWEKPYNSPSEQLSDAYSKSKNTLN
- a CDS encoding metal-dependent transcriptional regulator, which translates into the protein MLSPSLEDYLEEVYRLSLNNKEIRVLDVATKLNVSSPSVVKALRKLNKQGYIIYKRYEGIYLTEEGNKLGCLLVKRNTVLQEFLTVIYSKCNKEEEAEAMEHYLSSPTILAIENLVEFMNKNQEIQKDFIKFCKEKEEKHWSEEIDT